A window of the Desulfotignum phosphitoxidans DSM 13687 genome harbors these coding sequences:
- a CDS encoding dynamin family protein: MTTSNDTYPQVAAIVSDILSVIDTMETVPPLADDMLESVKIRCGKIPEQIQSNRIKIAVVGVIKSGKSTLINAMTGKEVVKRGAGVVTAVTTRIRKGKKNRAVLFLKSWDDINQTLKNVLEMFPQDDTSSLNVNPETFDLRRKKDQDFLKQVYGKLVQAFPVTDQGIRPETLVIRNALQGYDTCKDLVGADREQLVFEGRQFSDHKLFTGDAANAFYVADACLELFGKTLDPRVELADCQGADSTDPGQLNRVVTYLQQANLFVYCISSRTGLRRSDMRFLKIIQGMGLLENILFVNNCDLSEHETLDDLLASEQNTRQELSFLLASPELYSFSALMRLFCAMEKKLSRRNRKRLALWQEDPVMTSWCSENAERFDARLSGLLSRRHHRLLVSNHLERLFHMCTALENKARLFLDGLNATGDDREQTRKKIARIKDNVKQLETIVKNAVPGAVAGLTRELEADLDNAFAKDAGRIRKKMVAFVNQTPLDTSLYQNRLKELGIKKILYLMFQDFRRSLDLFVMTDILPDIHTLAARQEDRIQSYFQSLLDTYRIDLSKNSLAPGQSEDTNIQFQMAAHQPALDRFVDVQAIKKILGLTLPDITMMPRYSGRIQTHALTGLGITFVTRFFRALVDKQQSFSLNSGFDVAARRIKKQTLQGIDPQIEQFHLRLKNQYFMPLIRAVTRDVTDKIHERFSLYRSLDMDIDETRAVDQAKKQTQQEKVTGMVTQLQQIRRDILELKETDVH; this comes from the coding sequence ATGACCACGTCCAATGATACATATCCGCAGGTTGCGGCCATTGTTTCCGATATTCTGTCGGTGATCGATACAATGGAAACCGTTCCACCACTGGCGGACGACATGCTGGAATCCGTTAAAATCCGTTGTGGCAAAATTCCTGAACAGATACAATCCAACCGGATTAAAATTGCCGTGGTGGGAGTGATCAAATCCGGAAAAAGTACATTGATCAATGCCATGACCGGAAAAGAGGTGGTGAAGCGGGGGGCCGGGGTGGTCACGGCAGTCACCACCCGGATCCGCAAAGGCAAAAAAAACCGGGCCGTCCTGTTTCTCAAATCCTGGGATGATATCAATCAGACCCTGAAAAATGTGCTGGAGATGTTTCCCCAAGATGACACCTCTTCCTTGAATGTGAATCCGGAAACCTTTGATTTGCGGCGAAAAAAGGATCAGGATTTTTTAAAACAGGTGTATGGCAAACTGGTTCAGGCGTTTCCCGTCACGGACCAGGGAATCCGTCCCGAGACCCTGGTGATCCGCAATGCCCTGCAAGGGTATGACACCTGCAAGGATCTGGTGGGGGCGGACCGGGAACAGCTGGTTTTTGAAGGCCGGCAGTTTTCGGATCACAAACTATTCACCGGCGATGCAGCCAATGCCTTTTATGTGGCGGATGCCTGTCTTGAACTGTTCGGTAAAACCCTGGATCCCCGGGTTGAACTGGCTGACTGCCAGGGGGCGGATTCTACGGATCCCGGCCAGTTGAACCGGGTTGTGACCTACCTTCAGCAGGCCAACCTCTTTGTTTACTGCATCAGCTCCAGAACCGGACTGCGACGGTCGGATATGCGGTTTTTAAAGATTATTCAAGGTATGGGACTGCTTGAAAACATCCTGTTTGTGAATAACTGCGACCTGTCTGAACATGAAACACTGGATGACCTGCTGGCCAGTGAACAGAACACGCGCCAGGAGCTTTCATTTTTGCTTGCTTCACCGGAACTGTATTCATTTTCCGCGCTCATGCGCCTGTTTTGCGCCATGGAAAAAAAATTGAGCCGCCGTAACCGCAAACGCCTGGCCCTGTGGCAGGAAGATCCGGTCATGACATCCTGGTGCAGTGAAAACGCTGAACGATTTGATGCACGCCTGTCCGGACTGCTGTCCCGGCGGCATCACCGCCTGCTGGTGTCCAATCATCTGGAGCGGTTGTTTCACATGTGCACCGCCCTGGAAAATAAAGCGCGCCTGTTTCTGGATGGATTGAATGCAACCGGGGATGACCGGGAACAGACCCGAAAAAAGATCGCCCGGATCAAAGATAATGTCAAACAGCTTGAAACCATCGTGAAAAACGCCGTACCGGGCGCTGTGGCCGGCCTGACCCGGGAGCTTGAAGCCGATCTTGACAACGCGTTTGCCAAAGATGCCGGCCGGATCCGTAAAAAAATGGTGGCGTTTGTGAACCAGACACCGCTGGATACATCCTTGTATCAGAACCGGTTAAAAGAACTGGGGATCAAAAAAATACTGTATCTGATGTTCCAGGATTTCAGAAGATCCCTGGACCTGTTTGTGATGACCGATATTCTGCCCGACATCCACACATTGGCGGCCCGTCAGGAAGACAGGATACAATCGTATTTTCAATCACTTCTGGATACCTACCGCATCGATCTTTCAAAAAATTCCCTGGCCCCGGGTCAGTCCGAAGACACGAATATCCAGTTTCAGATGGCTGCCCACCAGCCGGCACTGGACCGTTTTGTGGATGTTCAGGCCATCAAGAAGATTTTAGGACTGACTTTGCCGGACATCACCATGATGCCCCGGTATTCGGGCCGGATCCAGACTCATGCCCTGACCGGCCTGGGCATCACGTTTGTCACCCGGTTCTTTCGTGCTTTGGTTGACAAACAGCAATCGTTTTCATTGAATTCCGGGTTTGACGTTGCCGCCCGGCGGATCAAAAAACAGACCCTGCAGGGGATCGATCCCCAGATCGAGCAATTTCATCTCCGGTTGAAAAATCAGTATTTCATGCCGCTGATCCGGGCGGTGACCCGGGATGTCACTGACAAGATCCATGAGCGGTTTTCGTTGTATCGATCCCTGGATATGGATATAGATGAAACAAGGGCGGTTGATCAGGCAAAAAAGCAGACCCAGCAGGAAAAAGTGACCGGCATGGTGACCCAGCTTCAACAGATTCGCCGGGATATTCTGGAATTAAAAGAAACGGATGTCCATTAG
- a CDS encoding HD domain-containing protein, whose translation MMDHIIDHSLMVGNVTLCLCRHVNQSTPVLNTHLATAAALLHDITKTRSFKTGERHSETGGDLLETLGYPEVGNIIRQHVILDDWKENTPVTEQEIVNYADKRVLHDTIVSLAQRLEYIQDTYGHLQDLQDRIAGMWRMTRTLENKLFRRISFSPDQLADRVLMDIRFF comes from the coding sequence ATGATGGACCATATTATCGATCATTCCCTCATGGTCGGCAATGTCACGTTGTGCTTGTGCCGGCATGTGAATCAGTCCACTCCCGTGTTGAATACACATCTGGCCACTGCCGCAGCCCTGCTCCACGATATCACCAAAACCCGCAGTTTTAAAACCGGAGAACGGCATTCTGAAACCGGAGGAGACCTGCTCGAAACCCTGGGCTATCCGGAAGTGGGAAACATCATCCGCCAGCATGTCATCCTGGATGACTGGAAGGAAAACACGCCTGTCACGGAACAGGAAATCGTCAATTATGCGGACAAACGGGTGCTTCACGACACCATCGTGTCCCTTGCCCAACGACTGGAATATATTCAGGATACTTACGGCCATCTGCAAGATCTGCAGGATCGGATTGCCGGGATGTGGCGGATGACCCGGACACTGGAAAACAAATTGTTCCGCCGGATTTCCTTTTCACCGGACCAGTTGGCAGACCGGGTGCTAATGGACATCCGTTTCTTTTAA
- a CDS encoding putative molybdenum carrier protein has product MLEKIISGGQTGADQAALDVALKYNIAYGGWIPKGRKTEAGPLPSRYRLSVMPTPDYRDRTLQNILDSQGTAVLYHGRLMGGSRLTRELAKTQKKPCIAVNLVTHDPFEAAMTLQAFVQDLKIGVLNVAGPRASHDPDIYMDVKMVLEILVYLMFLDKEVTWPYDMALDVDPVFPDSVDAAVDQVMSDLSLKSKTAVARLDPSDIQMVYFSWVDALRFRLGLDTGNAALVDVCQRDADVPYFTVEDAVMVIVKAVKSACEQACRLRVVQ; this is encoded by the coding sequence ATGTTAGAAAAAATAATTTCCGGGGGCCAGACCGGTGCGGATCAGGCGGCACTGGATGTGGCGCTTAAATACAATATTGCCTATGGCGGATGGATTCCTAAGGGAAGAAAAACCGAAGCCGGTCCTTTGCCCTCACGATACCGGTTGTCGGTCATGCCGACGCCCGATTACCGGGACCGGACCCTTCAGAATATTCTGGACTCCCAGGGGACGGCTGTTTTGTACCACGGACGTCTCATGGGCGGATCCAGACTTACCCGGGAACTGGCAAAAACCCAGAAAAAACCCTGTATTGCCGTGAATCTGGTCACCCATGATCCCTTTGAAGCGGCGATGACACTTCAGGCATTTGTGCAGGACCTGAAGATTGGTGTGTTGAATGTCGCAGGCCCCCGGGCCAGTCATGATCCGGATATCTATATGGATGTCAAGATGGTTCTGGAGATTCTGGTGTACCTGATGTTTCTGGACAAAGAAGTTACCTGGCCCTATGACATGGCGTTGGATGTGGACCCGGTTTTCCCGGATTCCGTGGATGCTGCGGTGGATCAGGTCATGTCGGATCTGTCCCTGAAATCAAAAACCGCTGTGGCAAGGCTGGATCCGTCAGATATTCAGATGGTTTATTTCTCCTGGGTGGATGCCCTGCGGTTCCGGCTGGGTCTGGATACCGGAAACGCGGCCCTGGTGGATGTCTGCCAAAGGGATGCAGATGTGCCTTACTTTACTGTTGAAGATGCGGTCATGGTCATTGTCAAAGCGGTGAAATCCGCCTGTGAACAGGCCTGCCGGCTGCGGGTCGTTCAATGA
- a CDS encoding rhomboid family intramembrane serine protease, translating to MIPIRDNQVSDCVPVVTYGLMGINLLAWLFQAQVGASEAFYYFYGLVPAKYTIHEMSRHFSGFNHVYSLFTYMFLHGGFWHLLGNMWSLYIFGDNVEAHFGSLRFLGFYVLCGLISGAFHFLLNPFSMVPTIGASGAIAGVMGAYFMLYPRAKILTLIPIIIIPWFVEIPAFIFLGFWFLIQFLNAAGDGAGAGIAWWAHIGGFIAGLVLVKLNRQVPGTGARQKIQQYTRKQHTPKLQTILATPASDESDLYGTIEVSSLEALTGTKKMITIPWGFSKPLYRVTIPPGVKQGNRLRLAGMGRSLPGKPKGDMFLTIRIKNAI from the coding sequence ATGATACCCATCCGGGACAACCAGGTGTCCGACTGTGTGCCTGTGGTCACGTATGGATTGATGGGTATCAATTTGCTGGCCTGGCTGTTTCAGGCCCAGGTGGGGGCCAGTGAGGCCTTTTATTATTTCTATGGACTGGTACCGGCCAAGTACACGATCCATGAGATGTCCCGGCATTTTTCCGGGTTCAACCATGTGTATTCCCTGTTCACTTATATGTTTCTTCATGGGGGTTTCTGGCATCTGCTGGGAAACATGTGGTCTTTGTATATTTTCGGGGACAATGTGGAAGCCCATTTCGGTTCGTTGCGTTTTTTGGGGTTTTACGTGCTGTGCGGACTGATTTCCGGGGCATTTCATTTTTTGCTCAATCCGTTTTCCATGGTCCCCACCATTGGCGCCAGCGGGGCCATTGCCGGTGTCATGGGCGCATATTTCATGCTGTATCCCCGGGCTAAGATCCTGACACTGATCCCCATCATCATCATTCCCTGGTTTGTTGAAATACCTGCATTCATATTTCTGGGGTTCTGGTTTTTGATTCAGTTTCTGAACGCTGCCGGAGACGGTGCCGGAGCCGGGATTGCCTGGTGGGCACATATCGGAGGATTCATCGCCGGCCTGGTGCTGGTGAAACTCAACCGCCAGGTTCCCGGAACCGGCGCCCGGCAGAAAATTCAACAGTACACCCGAAAACAGCACACCCCGAAACTTCAGACCATACTGGCCACCCCGGCTTCCGATGAATCGGATCTGTACGGCACCATCGAGGTGTCTTCTCTGGAAGCGTTGACGGGTACAAAAAAAATGATCACCATCCCCTGGGGGTTTTCCAAACCCTTGTACCGGGTCACCATTCCCCCCGGGGTGAAACAGGGAAACCGGCTGCGCCTGGCCGGCATGGGCCGGTCATTGCCCGGGAAGCCCAAAGGAGATATGTTTTTGACCATACGGATTAAAAATGCGATTTAA
- a CDS encoding intermembrane phospholipid transport protein YdbH family protein — translation MRFKSLSIKLLMILGGVALVLAILAVNLPMVAQWFIEYRYGAVLSSQHVQFKVSHVGKNRTLISDLKWGKDMSADLVSVSYAFDGWGVPTLKHLTLSGLTINAMYDSEQGVLIDPVLQGSLTSEPPHLKDSASVDFKTRAASYVSYLPKQIEINNARLILKMNQDVTVIPFNGALAMNKSDQEMVCEAKFYPFGQQVTLKTRVHAVTGLETFHLNARAFDLDPLVDFLTVKKSPWSGITDWSVEKLTHNTWQIELSDMIMSRPDGIKIPHAVARILKEPHQITVLGEMGVSHPDFSDLTGSGRAQVMLDASGFGIRDVNLTWETRPMEKLAFRHTDVTGVVEQPFAALSLHIKDHAVDGNMTVSFSQTHIEKQGWQVASGQGSVQSDILGDWNAGPLTLDLTSRLSGIHMHTRDGDVRLNRLDTAGRVSMDMTGGLPGTPRMDLTTELVSGSVTFPDKKMAVQGIWAQIPVTYPHVGKAGRFSMEKLMIDNQPLLTGKGSIHRTEKKAVQFDGTFQMPESDAMTIALNGTAGLDPGIHGHVTVKTNRFKVSPSQFEKIMPQFLFPVEYDLDVLVSGFAEWKSHHLSTGGDLRIYDGSVSVPDQNLTLEQIQGHLKFNDLLAPASVPGQKVTIARIQAGDFKATDAVVRFTLEKGPFLLLENMRVNWAGGRVSTESFRMPSEDQSVDLTLYCDRIQLNQLLAQMGGFDAQGNGSLNGRIPVKYKNGEISFDNAFLFSTPGQGGRIVIRNPEKLMAGVPMDSPGFSQLDLAGEALKDFEYTWAKLTFTTQGDTLTANMELDGKPGRILPFVYKKDINSFVRVDAKSPGSRFQGIQLDVNLTVPFNQVVTFGNKIRKLLN, via the coding sequence ATGCGATTTAAATCTTTGAGCATAAAACTGTTGATGATTCTGGGTGGGGTGGCACTGGTTCTGGCCATCCTGGCCGTCAACCTGCCCATGGTGGCCCAGTGGTTTATTGAATATCGGTATGGGGCGGTGCTGTCATCACAGCACGTGCAGTTCAAGGTGTCGCATGTGGGAAAAAACCGGACACTGATTTCTGACTTAAAATGGGGCAAAGATATGTCAGCGGACCTGGTATCGGTGTCGTATGCGTTTGACGGCTGGGGTGTGCCGACCCTCAAACACCTGACTTTGTCCGGCCTGACAATCAATGCGATGTATGATTCGGAGCAAGGAGTTTTAATCGACCCTGTTTTACAGGGCAGCCTGACTTCGGAGCCGCCTCATTTAAAAGATAGTGCATCAGTAGATTTCAAAACCAGGGCTGCATCCTATGTTTCGTATCTGCCAAAACAGATTGAAATAAACAATGCCCGGCTGATACTGAAAATGAATCAGGACGTCACAGTGATCCCTTTTAACGGCGCCCTGGCAATGAACAAATCTGATCAGGAGATGGTGTGTGAAGCAAAATTTTATCCCTTTGGTCAGCAGGTGACGTTGAAAACACGGGTTCATGCCGTGACCGGCCTGGAAACATTTCATCTCAACGCCCGGGCGTTTGATCTTGATCCCCTGGTTGATTTTCTGACTGTCAAAAAGAGCCCATGGTCCGGGATCACGGACTGGTCTGTGGAAAAATTGACCCACAATACCTGGCAGATAGAATTGTCAGATATGATCATGTCAAGGCCCGATGGAATCAAAATCCCACATGCCGTGGCCCGGATTTTAAAAGAGCCTCATCAGATCACCGTGCTGGGAGAGATGGGTGTGTCCCACCCGGATTTTTCCGATTTGACCGGGTCCGGCCGGGCCCAGGTGATGCTGGATGCTTCCGGATTCGGTATCCGGGATGTGAACCTGACCTGGGAGACCCGGCCCATGGAAAAGCTGGCGTTCCGGCACACCGATGTTACCGGCGTGGTGGAGCAGCCGTTTGCCGCATTGTCACTGCATATAAAGGATCATGCGGTTGATGGAAATATGACGGTTTCCTTTTCACAAACCCATATTGAAAAGCAGGGCTGGCAAGTGGCCTCGGGTCAGGGGTCGGTTCAGTCCGATATTTTGGGCGATTGGAATGCCGGTCCCCTGACCTTGGACCTGACATCCCGCTTGTCCGGGATTCATATGCATACCCGGGACGGGGATGTCCGATTGAACCGATTGGATACAGCAGGTAGAGTTTCCATGGATATGACCGGCGGACTGCCGGGCACCCCCCGAATGGATCTGACCACGGAACTGGTTTCCGGCAGTGTCACGTTTCCGGATAAAAAGATGGCTGTGCAGGGGATCTGGGCACAGATACCGGTCACCTATCCCCATGTGGGCAAAGCAGGCCGGTTTTCCATGGAAAAACTGATGATTGACAATCAGCCCTTGTTGACGGGCAAAGGCAGTATTCACAGGACCGAAAAAAAAGCTGTTCAGTTTGACGGCACATTTCAGATGCCGGAGTCTGATGCCATGACCATTGCGCTCAATGGAACCGCCGGTCTGGATCCCGGCATTCATGGGCACGTGACTGTCAAAACAAACCGGTTCAAGGTGTCACCGTCCCAGTTTGAAAAAATTATGCCGCAATTCTTGTTTCCGGTTGAATATGATCTGGATGTTCTGGTATCCGGATTTGCGGAATGGAAAAGTCATCACCTGTCTACAGGGGGGGATCTGCGCATTTATGACGGGTCTGTGTCTGTACCGGATCAGAATTTGACACTTGAACAGATTCAGGGGCACCTCAAATTCAATGATCTTCTGGCACCGGCATCGGTTCCGGGCCAGAAGGTGACCATTGCCCGGATTCAGGCCGGTGATTTCAAGGCCACGGATGCAGTGGTGCGTTTCACCCTGGAAAAAGGGCCTTTTCTGCTGCTGGAAAATATGCGGGTCAACTGGGCCGGCGGTCGGGTGTCCACGGAATCTTTCCGGATGCCTTCGGAGGATCAATCTGTGGACCTGACCCTGTATTGTGATCGGATTCAGTTGAATCAGCTGCTGGCACAGATGGGCGGATTCGACGCCCAGGGAAACGGGAGTCTGAACGGCCGCATTCCCGTGAAGTACAAAAACGGGGAGATCTCGTTTGACAATGCATTTTTATTTTCAACCCCGGGGCAGGGGGGGCGGATAGTGATCCGGAACCCTGAAAAGCTGATGGCCGGAGTTCCCATGGATTCCCCCGGATTCAGCCAGCTGGATCTGGCAGGAGAGGCGTTAAAGGATTTTGAATATACCTGGGCCAAACTCACGTTTACCACCCAGGGGGACACATTGACAGCGAACATGGAACTGGACGGCAAACCCGGCCGGATACTGCCTTTTGTCTATAAAAAAGATATCAATTCGTTTGTCAGGGTGGATGCGAAGAGTCCGGGTTCCCGATTCCAGGGGATTCAGCTGGATGTGAACCTGACGGTTCCTTTCAACCAGGTGGTGACGTTTGGCAACAAGATCCGGAAACTGTTAAATTAA
- a CDS encoding YnbE family lipoprotein, with protein MMTLIPRFILLVWMVMMFSGCQTRHEVDVKPVEVKPIHITIDVNIKVQKALDDFFSDIDAQEDEIMEELEEKKNED; from the coding sequence ATGATGACCCTGATACCCCGTTTCATTTTACTGGTATGGATGGTTATGATGTTCAGCGGATGTCAGACCCGCCATGAAGTGGATGTCAAACCTGTGGAGGTCAAGCCCATTCACATCACCATCGATGTGAATATCAAGGTGCAGAAGGCATTGGATGACTTTTTCAGCGACATCGATGCCCAGGAAGACGAAATCATGGAAGAACTGGAGGAGAAGAAAAATGAGGATTAA
- a CDS encoding YdbL family protein, which produces MRIKQWALYTIIGIAAVLTLADSVPAQGIKERMKERLPVIAQLKTQGIVGENNRGYLDFVGNEKTHEALIAQENQDRKTVYAHIAKQQNTSLSVVEKNRALQLIERAAPGTYVQMPDGTWVQK; this is translated from the coding sequence ATGAGGATTAAACAATGGGCCCTATATACGATCATTGGCATTGCAGCTGTGCTGACACTGGCCGATTCCGTGCCGGCCCAGGGAATCAAGGAACGGATGAAAGAACGGCTGCCCGTGATTGCACAATTGAAAACCCAGGGAATTGTGGGTGAAAACAACCGGGGATACTTAGATTTCGTGGGCAATGAAAAAACCCATGAAGCCCTGATCGCCCAGGAGAACCAGGACCGGAAAACCGTGTATGCCCATATTGCCAAACAACAGAACACCTCACTATCGGTTGTGGAAAAGAACCGGGCCCTGCAATTGATAGAACGGGCCGCACCGGGCACGTATGTCCAGATGCCGGACGGCACCTGGGTCCAGAAATAA
- a CDS encoding RsmE family RNA methyltransferase, with amino-acid sequence MQKFLIPGDSLCENRVILDGSDARHITRVLRLSRGDHLSLTDGMGTDFSGRITDCNREQVTVEIMDTRLSQTESPLLLTVCTGMLKYQKMDDVIQGLTQIGITRWIPFFCERSIPLPDAKALDRRMERWQTIANETIKQCQRSRVVEISFPMTFDRILAMAKDFDHCIAFWEQGGDSLSQLMPGKTRNQTLVLIGPEGGFSESEINRASASGFIPYSLGPRILRAETASLCGAALIQHRLGDM; translated from the coding sequence ATGCAGAAATTTTTAATCCCCGGGGATTCCCTTTGTGAGAACCGGGTTATTCTTGACGGGTCTGATGCCCGGCATATCACCCGGGTACTGCGCCTTTCCAGGGGTGATCACTTAAGTCTCACCGACGGGATGGGAACCGATTTTTCCGGCCGGATCACTGACTGCAACCGGGAACAGGTCACCGTGGAAATCATGGATACCCGGCTGTCTCAAACCGAATCCCCTCTTTTGCTCACCGTGTGCACCGGTATGCTCAAATATCAGAAAATGGATGATGTCATCCAGGGCCTGACCCAGATAGGCATTACCCGGTGGATTCCTTTTTTCTGTGAACGCTCCATCCCTTTACCGGATGCCAAAGCCCTGGACCGGCGCATGGAGCGCTGGCAGACCATCGCAAACGAAACCATTAAACAATGCCAAAGAAGCCGGGTGGTGGAGATTTCTTTTCCCATGACATTTGACCGCATCCTGGCAATGGCCAAAGACTTTGATCATTGCATCGCTTTCTGGGAACAGGGCGGCGACTCATTGTCTCAACTTATGCCCGGCAAAACCCGCAACCAGACCCTGGTGCTGATCGGACCGGAAGGAGGTTTTTCAGAATCCGAGATCAACCGGGCATCTGCCAGCGGATTTATCCCCTATTCTCTGGGACCCCGGATCCTGCGGGCGGAAACTGCATCCCTGTGCGGGGCCGCCCTGATCCAGCACCGACTGGGAGATATGTAG